One genomic window of Prochlorococcus sp. MIT 0801 includes the following:
- a CDS encoding M3 family metallopeptidase produces MTSIKPTALLKGEGLPDYDKITPNEITENIPKLIKELNEKLNKLEEQLEEQLETKSSLSWEDVMPQLYEIGEKLRWSWGVVSHLNAVCNSTKLREVHSNQQPTIVRFSNQLAQNEVIFKALSNLKEHGNIKDETQIRIIEAELITMKNKGIGLEADKKALFNSRSERLAELSTTFSNNVLDATKNWTLLLKNKSEVEGLPERALETLALAAKESGDKDKEGNEPSASSGPWRVGLDLPRYIPFQTYAKDRRIREEVYRAFVSRASNGKINNKKIIEEILDLRNKQAKLLGYKNWCEISLATKMADNEEAVEMLLEELRLAAMPHAEKEIIHLRECAKRNGENEDFELSPWDISFWAEVLRKEKYDLDQEKLRPWFPLDQVLNGLFNLCKRLFEIDIEEVINTAPLWHEDVRFFDVKNIDGQKIASFYLDPFSRPATKRGGAWMDECLCRNQKTKDDIVLPVAYLVCNQTPPIADKPSLMSFEEVETLFHEFGHGLQHMLTTINYPQAAGINNVEWDAVELASQFMENWCLEDQTISEIAIHWKTKEPLPESEINKLRQSRTFNSGLATLRQIHFALTDLKLHSQWNEDLEISPDELRREIAKNTTVMDPIPEDQFLCAFSHIFAGGYAAGYYSYKWAEVLSSDAFAAFEEAGLANQDEVRKIGKKYRDSILSLGGSRSPNKVFKQFRGRLPSTEALIRHSGLN; encoded by the coding sequence ATGACTTCAATAAAGCCAACAGCTCTATTAAAAGGTGAAGGACTTCCTGATTACGATAAAATCACCCCTAACGAGATCACGGAAAATATACCCAAGCTCATAAAAGAATTAAATGAAAAATTAAATAAACTAGAAGAACAACTCGAAGAGCAATTAGAAACCAAAAGTTCACTAAGTTGGGAAGATGTAATGCCTCAGCTTTATGAAATAGGTGAAAAGCTTAGGTGGAGTTGGGGGGTTGTAAGTCATCTGAATGCTGTATGCAATTCCACTAAACTACGTGAGGTTCATTCAAATCAGCAACCTACCATCGTTAGATTTAGCAATCAGCTCGCTCAAAACGAAGTCATTTTCAAGGCGCTCTCAAATTTAAAAGAGCATGGAAATATAAAGGACGAAACACAAATAAGAATAATTGAAGCAGAACTAATAACGATGAAAAACAAAGGAATTGGTCTAGAAGCTGATAAAAAAGCACTATTTAATTCTCGTAGTGAGCGACTAGCCGAATTATCAACGACATTTAGTAACAACGTATTAGATGCGACTAAGAATTGGACTCTTTTATTAAAAAACAAATCAGAAGTCGAGGGGCTTCCTGAAAGAGCACTTGAAACATTAGCTCTTGCGGCAAAGGAATCTGGTGACAAAGATAAAGAAGGTAATGAACCATCAGCATCAAGTGGTCCATGGAGAGTTGGCTTAGACTTGCCTAGGTACATTCCTTTTCAAACCTATGCAAAAGATAGACGTATCAGAGAGGAAGTCTACAGAGCTTTTGTAAGTAGAGCTAGCAATGGAAAGATTAATAATAAAAAAATAATTGAAGAGATTCTAGATCTCAGAAATAAACAGGCAAAACTATTAGGATATAAAAACTGGTGCGAAATTAGTCTGGCTACAAAGATGGCTGATAATGAAGAGGCTGTTGAGATGTTACTAGAAGAATTACGATTAGCAGCAATGCCTCATGCCGAAAAAGAAATTATACATCTTCGTGAGTGTGCCAAAAGAAATGGAGAAAACGAAGATTTTGAGCTATCTCCATGGGATATAAGTTTTTGGGCTGAAGTACTACGCAAAGAGAAATACGATCTTGACCAAGAGAAACTCAGGCCTTGGTTTCCTCTAGATCAAGTTCTTAATGGTCTATTCAATTTATGCAAAAGACTTTTTGAAATTGACATTGAAGAAGTAATTAATACAGCTCCTTTATGGCATGAAGATGTCCGTTTCTTCGATGTTAAAAATATAGACGGCCAGAAAATTGCATCTTTCTATCTAGATCCCTTCAGTCGTCCCGCGACGAAAAGAGGAGGTGCCTGGATGGATGAATGTTTGTGCCGAAATCAAAAAACGAAAGATGATATTGTTCTCCCAGTAGCCTATTTAGTCTGCAATCAAACTCCTCCAATTGCGGACAAACCCAGTCTGATGAGTTTCGAAGAAGTAGAAACTCTCTTTCATGAATTTGGGCACGGACTACAACATATGCTGACAACTATAAATTACCCTCAAGCAGCTGGTATTAATAACGTTGAATGGGATGCTGTTGAATTAGCAAGCCAATTCATGGAAAATTGGTGCTTGGAGGATCAAACAATTTCTGAAATAGCAATACATTGGAAGACGAAAGAGCCATTACCAGAATCTGAAATCAATAAATTAAGGCAAAGCAGAACATTTAATTCTGGGCTAGCGACTTTAAGGCAAATACATTTTGCTCTCACTGATCTAAAACTCCATAGTCAATGGAATGAAGATTTAGAAATTTCCCCAGATGAGTTACGACGAGAAATCGCAAAAAATACAACAGTGATGGATCCTATTCCAGAAGATCAATTTCTCTGTGCCTTCAGTCATATTTTTGCTGGTGGCTATGCTGCTGGATACTACTCATACAAATGGGCTGAGGTACTCAGTTCTGACGCCTTTGCCGCATTTGAAGAGGCAGGCCTTGCTAATCAGGATGAAGTAAGAAAAATTGGCAAGAAATATAGAGATTCAATTCTTAGTCTTGGTGGTAGTCGTTCACCCAATAAGGTTTTCAAACAATTTAGAGGAAGACTTCCCTCTACTGAAGCCCTAATAAGACATAGTGGTCTTAATTAG
- a CDS encoding NAD(P)H-quinone oxidoreductase subunit 4, with the protein MDANLPMSIDSQTVFPWLSLIVLLPIVGALIMPFLPTQEGKNSNLPRNIALVILLADFLIVVLAFANLFDPNSESLQLVERLQWLPSIGLEWSLGVDGISAPLVVLSGLITFLSAAASWKVKQKTRLYFALLLIQASAQALVFLSQDFLLFFLAWELELVPVYLLIAIWGGKRKLYAATKFILYTALASLLILISGLALALSGDQFTFNLSEIAAKSFTGNFGIFCYLGFLIGFGVKLPIFPLHTWLPDAHGEANAPVSMLLAGVLLKMGGYALIRFNVQILPDTHLILAPALIIIGIVNIIYGALNAFAQDNVKRRIACSSVSHMGFVLVGIGAVNALGISGAMLQMISHGLIAAAMFFVTGSFYERTNTLSIPNMGGLAKALPITFAFFLASSLASLALPGMSGFISEITVFLGITSQEGFTSLFRAITILLAAIGLVLTPIYLLSMCRRVFFGPRIPALSIVKEMDARELSIGLSLLVPTLVIGFWPRIAIDLYEVSTNALAQSLITNSLVPIS; encoded by the coding sequence ATGGATGCCAATCTGCCTATGAGTATTGATTCTCAGACGGTATTTCCATGGCTCTCACTCATTGTGCTCCTCCCCATAGTTGGAGCATTGATAATGCCTTTCCTCCCAACGCAAGAAGGTAAAAATTCTAATCTTCCGAGAAATATAGCCCTAGTAATTTTATTAGCCGATTTTCTAATAGTTGTATTGGCTTTTGCCAATTTATTTGATCCAAATAGCGAAAGCTTGCAGTTGGTCGAAAGACTTCAGTGGCTTCCGTCCATAGGACTCGAATGGTCACTGGGAGTAGATGGAATATCCGCTCCGCTGGTAGTCCTAAGCGGGCTAATCACTTTTTTGTCCGCAGCTGCAAGTTGGAAAGTAAAACAAAAAACAAGGCTTTACTTTGCTCTATTACTTATACAAGCTTCAGCCCAAGCTTTAGTTTTCCTATCGCAAGATTTCTTACTATTCTTTTTAGCTTGGGAGCTTGAGCTAGTTCCAGTCTATCTTTTGATTGCTATTTGGGGAGGCAAAAGGAAACTCTATGCAGCAACAAAATTCATTCTTTACACCGCACTGGCTTCCCTTTTAATATTAATTAGTGGGCTTGCTTTAGCTCTTTCTGGAGATCAATTCACCTTCAATTTAAGTGAAATTGCAGCCAAATCTTTTACCGGGAATTTTGGGATATTTTGTTATTTAGGTTTTTTAATTGGTTTTGGAGTAAAGCTTCCTATCTTTCCACTTCATACCTGGCTTCCCGATGCTCATGGGGAGGCAAATGCACCGGTTTCAATGTTATTAGCTGGTGTTTTATTAAAAATGGGAGGTTACGCTCTTATAAGATTTAACGTCCAAATTTTACCTGATACTCATTTAATACTTGCTCCAGCTCTAATCATCATTGGGATAGTAAATATTATTTATGGAGCTCTAAATGCTTTTGCACAAGACAATGTAAAAAGGCGCATCGCCTGCAGTTCTGTAAGTCACATGGGTTTTGTTCTTGTTGGAATTGGCGCAGTTAATGCACTTGGAATCAGTGGAGCGATGCTCCAAATGATTAGCCATGGACTGATTGCTGCCGCAATGTTTTTTGTTACTGGAAGTTTTTATGAAAGAACCAATACTCTTTCAATCCCTAACATGGGCGGTTTAGCAAAGGCTTTACCAATTACTTTCGCATTCTTCTTGGCCAGTTCTTTAGCGTCACTTGCCTTACCAGGGATGAGTGGATTTATAAGTGAAATCACAGTTTTTCTAGGCATCACCAGTCAAGAAGGATTCACTTCTTTATTTAGAGCAATAACAATCCTTTTAGCAGCTATCGGACTGGTTTTAACTCCTATCTACCTTCTTTCAATGTGTAGAAGAGTATTTTTTGGTCCTAGGATCCCTGCATTATCCATAGTAAAAGAAATGGATGCTAGAGAGCTTTCAATAGGTTTAAGCCTCTTAGTTCCTACATTAGTAATAGGTTTTTGGCCAAGAATAGCTATTGATTTATATGAGGTATCAACAAATGCTCTCGCACAATCATTAATTACCAATAGCCTTGTACCAATCAGTTAG
- the thrB gene encoding homoserine kinase translates to MGPPKIGQTVVVEVPSTTANIGPGFDCLGAALDLSNQFTIKRIEGNAERFELIMESTEGNHLRGGPENLFYRAAQRVWRTAGIEPVALEARVTLAVPPARGLGSSATAIVAGLVGANALAGYPLPKEKLLELAIDIEGHPDNVVPSLIGGLCVTAKTANDRWRVVRCDWDKSIKAVVAIPSIRLSTSEARRVMPENIPVNDAVINLGALTLLLQGLRTGNEDLIADGMHDKLHEPYRWGLIKGGLEVREAAKAAGALGCAISGAGPSILALCKATKGREVSVAMVKAWEAAGVASRAPLMSIQLTGSECISNTFG, encoded by the coding sequence ATGGGGCCGCCAAAAATAGGACAAACTGTCGTAGTAGAAGTCCCTTCTACTACAGCCAATATTGGTCCAGGGTTTGATTGCCTTGGAGCAGCATTAGACCTTTCCAATCAGTTCACTATTAAAAGAATTGAAGGTAATGCTGAAAGATTTGAATTAATAATGGAAAGTACTGAAGGCAATCATTTAAGAGGCGGCCCTGAAAACCTTTTTTATCGAGCCGCGCAAAGAGTTTGGAGAACTGCAGGTATAGAGCCTGTAGCTCTTGAAGCAAGAGTAACATTGGCAGTACCTCCCGCAAGAGGACTTGGAAGCAGTGCTACGGCTATCGTGGCAGGGCTAGTTGGAGCAAATGCACTTGCTGGATATCCTTTACCTAAGGAAAAATTATTGGAGCTGGCAATAGATATAGAAGGTCATCCAGACAATGTTGTTCCATCATTAATAGGAGGTCTTTGCGTAACAGCTAAAACTGCCAATGACAGATGGCGAGTGGTCCGCTGTGATTGGGATAAATCAATAAAAGCAGTAGTTGCAATTCCATCTATTCGCCTTAGTACAAGCGAAGCGAGACGTGTAATGCCGGAGAATATTCCAGTCAATGATGCAGTAATCAATTTAGGTGCGCTTACTCTTCTGCTTCAAGGACTAAGGACTGGAAATGAGGATTTAATTGCAGATGGTATGCATGACAAGCTTCATGAACCCTACAGATGGGGTCTGATTAAAGGTGGGTTAGAGGTAAGAGAAGCAGCAAAGGCTGCCGGAGCTTTAGGATGTGCAATTAGTGGAGCAGGACCAAGCATTCTTGCCTTGTGCAAAGCGACTAAAGGCCGAGAAGTCAGTGTCGCGATGGTCAAAGCTTGGGAAGCTGCTGGTGTAGCAAGTCGTGCTCCATTAATGAGCATCCAGCTCACAGGAAGCGAATGCATTTCAAACACCTTTGGGTAG
- a CDS encoding glucokinase, translated as MNLLAGDLGGTKTILAIYSNENYPKKLFEKYYISSEWKSFYSLFEDFIKHLPDHISLPQYGSIGVAGPIQNQEVKITNLGWDIESKKLSLLSKINNIELINDFSVLIYGIPFFNRNQYEVIQGTLNSDYKNNQKLIAIIGAGTGLGMSRGFITPKSISIFPSEGGHREFSPRTENEWALVKWLKKKLNIQRISIERIVSGTGLGMIARWKLDDPINESHPLQVILKNMDSDKSDSTDLPALVWEKAKNGDKLMTEALQLWLNAYGSAAGDLALQELCSSGLWIAGGTAAKNLDGINSSNFLSAFSNKGRFQSYLKEIPLVVLKDKEATLFSSACRARLIAE; from the coding sequence ATGAATTTACTTGCTGGAGACCTTGGGGGAACTAAAACAATATTAGCTATTTATTCAAACGAGAACTATCCAAAAAAATTATTTGAGAAGTACTATATTTCATCAGAATGGAAATCTTTTTACTCATTATTTGAAGATTTTATTAAACATTTACCAGATCATATATCACTGCCTCAATATGGTTCTATTGGTGTAGCCGGGCCAATACAAAATCAGGAGGTTAAGATTACAAATCTTGGCTGGGACATCGAATCAAAAAAGTTATCTCTACTTTCAAAAATAAATAATATTGAATTAATAAATGATTTTTCAGTTTTAATCTATGGAATACCATTTTTCAACAGAAACCAATATGAAGTAATACAAGGGACATTAAATTCTGATTACAAAAACAATCAAAAATTAATTGCAATTATCGGAGCTGGTACTGGCTTAGGAATGTCCAGAGGCTTTATAACCCCTAAAAGCATTTCTATATTTCCAAGTGAAGGAGGGCATCGAGAATTTTCCCCAAGAACAGAAAACGAATGGGCATTAGTCAAATGGCTAAAAAAGAAGTTAAATATTCAAAGAATATCCATTGAAAGAATTGTTAGTGGTACTGGCCTTGGCATGATTGCCAGATGGAAATTGGATGATCCAATAAATGAAAGCCATCCACTTCAGGTAATTTTAAAAAATATGGATAGTGACAAATCAGATTCCACAGATTTACCCGCACTTGTTTGGGAAAAAGCAAAAAACGGAGACAAATTAATGACTGAAGCCTTGCAACTATGGCTAAATGCTTATGGGTCTGCAGCTGGAGACCTTGCTTTACAAGAACTTTGCTCTTCAGGCTTATGGATAGCAGGTGGAACAGCAGCAAAAAACCTCGATGGAATAAACTCTTCTAACTTCCTTAGTGCATTTAGTAATAAGGGTCGCTTTCAATCTTATTTAAAGGAAATTCCATTGGTTGTTCTTAAAGATAAAGAAGCGACATTATTCAGCTCAGCTTGCAGAGCACGCTTAATTGCCGAATAA
- the thrS gene encoding threonine--tRNA ligase, producing MPIITLPDGSEKNYESSVTIEKIATDIGPGLAKAALAGRVNGNLLDTCIPITNDAEIQIITSKDNEGLEIIRHSFAHLLGHAVKQLYPEAKMAIGPVIEDGFYYDISYKDTFTPVDLEKIEKRIKELINKDYDVDVEVVSPAKATQVFSERGEVFKLDIIKNIPKDEIIKLYKHEEYIDMCRGPHVPNTRHLRAFKLMKVSGAYWRGDSNNEMLQRIYGTAWKNSKELKEYINRIEEAEKRDHRKLGKKLSLFHFQEEAPGMIFWHPNGWTIYRVLQDFIRETISKYDYQELKSPQIVCRSLWEKSGHWDKFKEDMFTTTSENKEYAIKPMNCPCHVQVFNQGLKSYRDLPIRLSEFGSCHRNEPSGALHGLMRVRNFVQDDGHIFCTNEQIQEEVQSFIDLVFEVYKAFGFNSILIKLSTRPEKRVGSDDVWDKSEKALSDALDSKGLDWSLLPGEGAFYGPKIEFSLKDCLNRVWQCGTIQVDFSMPERLNSSYIDVDGKKQPPVMLHRAILGSFERFIGILIENYSGNLPIWLCPLQIVVMGITDRNNDACLDTKSKLIKYGFRASVDTRNEKVGFKIREHTMQRIPFLIIIGDKEEENNEISVRTREGKDLGKMTLDKFKLIMDESISKKSLVESK from the coding sequence ATGCCAATAATTACTTTACCTGATGGTAGTGAAAAGAACTATGAATCATCAGTAACCATTGAAAAAATAGCCACAGATATTGGTCCTGGTTTAGCAAAAGCAGCACTAGCAGGAAGAGTCAACGGTAATCTTTTGGATACATGTATTCCAATTACAAATGATGCCGAAATACAAATAATCACATCAAAGGATAATGAAGGTTTAGAAATTATTAGACATTCATTCGCTCACCTTCTCGGTCACGCAGTAAAGCAGCTATATCCTGAGGCCAAAATGGCAATTGGCCCTGTCATTGAGGATGGTTTTTATTATGATATTTCATACAAAGATACATTTACTCCAGTAGATTTGGAGAAGATTGAAAAAAGGATAAAAGAACTTATAAATAAAGATTACGATGTAGATGTAGAAGTCGTTTCTCCTGCAAAAGCAACACAAGTTTTCTCAGAAAGAGGTGAAGTATTCAAGCTAGATATAATTAAAAATATACCGAAAGATGAAATTATAAAACTATATAAACATGAAGAATATATTGATATGTGCAGAGGACCTCACGTCCCAAACACAAGGCATCTAAGAGCTTTTAAATTAATGAAAGTTTCTGGTGCATATTGGCGAGGAGATTCTAACAATGAAATGCTTCAAAGAATATATGGAACAGCTTGGAAGAATTCTAAAGAATTAAAAGAATACATTAATAGAATTGAAGAAGCAGAAAAAAGAGATCATAGAAAATTGGGTAAAAAACTATCACTTTTCCACTTTCAAGAAGAAGCACCAGGAATGATTTTCTGGCATCCAAATGGTTGGACTATTTATAGAGTTTTACAAGATTTTATTCGGGAAACGATTTCAAAATATGATTATCAAGAATTAAAATCACCTCAGATAGTTTGTAGAAGTTTATGGGAGAAATCTGGACATTGGGATAAATTTAAGGAGGACATGTTTACTACTACATCTGAGAATAAAGAATATGCTATAAAACCAATGAATTGTCCATGTCATGTACAAGTATTTAATCAAGGTTTAAAAAGCTATCGTGATCTTCCAATAAGACTTTCAGAGTTTGGATCTTGTCATAGGAATGAACCATCTGGAGCTTTACATGGATTAATGAGAGTAAGAAACTTTGTTCAAGATGATGGACATATTTTCTGCACTAATGAACAAATACAAGAAGAAGTTCAAAGCTTTATTGATCTTGTTTTTGAAGTCTATAAAGCCTTTGGTTTCAATTCAATTCTTATTAAACTCTCAACAAGACCAGAGAAAAGAGTTGGAAGCGATGATGTATGGGACAAATCAGAAAAAGCGCTTTCAGATGCTTTAGATTCAAAAGGATTAGATTGGTCTTTACTGCCTGGAGAAGGGGCTTTCTATGGTCCAAAAATTGAATTCTCCCTCAAAGATTGTCTTAACAGAGTCTGGCAATGTGGGACAATTCAAGTAGATTTCTCAATGCCTGAAAGGCTAAATTCAAGCTACATAGATGTTGATGGGAAGAAACAACCCCCTGTCATGTTGCATAGAGCAATTTTAGGTTCATTTGAGAGATTTATTGGTATTTTAATTGAGAACTATTCTGGGAACTTGCCCATATGGTTATGCCCACTTCAAATCGTAGTAATGGGGATAACTGACAGAAATAATGATGCATGCTTGGATACTAAATCTAAATTAATAAAATATGGTTTTAGAGCTTCTGTTGACACAAGGAATGAAAAAGTGGGATTTAAGATAAGAGAGCATACAATGCAAAGAATACCTTTCTTGATAATTATTGGAGATAAAGAAGAAGAGAATAATGAAATCTCGGTAAGAACACGTGAGGGAAAAGATCTTGGTAAAATGACTTTGGATAAGTTCAAACTTATAATGGATGAATCAATCAGCAAAAAGAGTTTGGTTGAGAGTAAATAA
- the trpS gene encoding tryptophan--tRNA ligase, which yields MNQKRVLSGVQPTGDVHIGNWLGAIRNWVELQENYETFVCVVDLHAITTPHDPKSLHQNSLSTAALYIACGMNPDKCSIFIQSQISAHSELCWILNCLTPLNWMERMIQFKEKSIKQGDNVSIGLLDYPVLMAADILLYDADLVPVGEDQKQHLELARDIASQRINSKFGTKENPILKVPNPLILKECSKVMSLTDGTKKMSKSDPNENSRITLLDSPDVITKKIKRAKTDSQLGLEFGNPSRPEAENLLTIYSIISGLGREKAAEYCAEMGWGKFKPEFTEAMINVLKPIQEKYKELMNDPEELKRILNKGKLTAQEVSKLTLKRVKDALGFYSTL from the coding sequence GTGAATCAGAAGCGAGTCTTATCTGGTGTTCAACCCACAGGAGATGTTCATATTGGTAACTGGCTTGGAGCAATAAGAAACTGGGTTGAATTACAAGAAAATTACGAAACTTTTGTTTGCGTTGTTGATCTTCATGCGATAACGACTCCGCATGACCCAAAATCTCTTCATCAAAATTCTTTATCTACAGCGGCTTTGTATATCGCTTGTGGAATGAATCCTGATAAATGCTCAATATTCATTCAAAGTCAGATAAGCGCACATAGCGAGCTTTGCTGGATATTAAATTGCTTAACTCCTTTAAACTGGATGGAGAGAATGATTCAGTTCAAGGAAAAGTCAATTAAACAAGGCGACAATGTATCTATTGGATTATTAGATTATCCAGTTCTTATGGCCGCGGATATTCTTCTCTATGACGCTGATTTGGTGCCTGTTGGAGAAGATCAAAAGCAGCATCTTGAGCTTGCGAGAGATATTGCTTCTCAAAGAATTAATTCAAAATTCGGAACAAAAGAGAATCCAATACTTAAAGTTCCAAATCCCTTAATTTTGAAAGAGTGTTCCAAAGTCATGAGCCTGACAGACGGAACAAAAAAAATGAGTAAAAGCGACCCAAATGAAAATAGTAGGATTACTTTATTAGACAGTCCAGATGTAATTACTAAAAAAATAAAACGTGCAAAAACCGACTCACAATTAGGATTAGAATTCGGAAATCCTTCAAGACCTGAAGCTGAAAATCTTTTAACAATTTATTCTATAATTTCAGGCCTAGGCAGAGAAAAAGCAGCTGAGTATTGCGCAGAAATGGGCTGGGGTAAATTCAAACCAGAGTTTACAGAGGCAATGATTAACGTTCTTAAACCTATTCAAGAAAAATATAAAGAACTAATGAATGATCCAGAAGAGTTAAAAAGAATACTAAATAAAGGCAAACTTACTGCCCAGGAGGTTTCTAAGTTAACATTAAAGAGAGTTAAAGATGCTCTTGGATTTTATTCAACTCTATAG
- a CDS encoding YcjF family protein, which produces MENHSLTKPPLSLPSFSIPKISLFIGLTITGQWVLSDVAHIPGGGLGLLLGLGCIFYFLKPGKVSFDAPSTVQGWVRRCHDVLENFEYLLEDGEQSERKKERINSLQKIIDRSEDQSIGFLKTKGVKLPDKEQLEKVLGINNQIKVSFPPALPVRDRNWILPDLIQDQDFIVYSLALPMSAADLLWIKNIPTDQPAWLMVASKESTDWSDERNALEAQLPDRWTNRVLKWDGSQTEMATVLSPIKKLLENPKKNTDITKQRLLSRLHTSWQKDLEKLRREKFKVIQTRSQWIVAGIVFASPVASTDLLAVAVVNGLMIKEMSKIWSSKMKPELLEAVSRQLAMAAIAQGVVEWSGQSLLSLAKLDGSSWVAAGTIQALSAAYLTRVVGRSMADWMALNNGVTQPDLELIKQQAPQLVSKAAELERVDWVAFLKQSKEWIHSQSMNYKVKSV; this is translated from the coding sequence GTGGAAAATCATTCATTAACAAAACCTCCTCTTTCCTTACCTTCTTTTTCGATTCCGAAAATTAGTCTTTTTATTGGGCTAACTATTACCGGTCAATGGGTTTTAAGTGATGTGGCCCATATCCCTGGGGGTGGACTTGGATTGCTATTAGGGCTTGGTTGTATTTTTTATTTTTTAAAACCAGGAAAGGTTTCATTTGATGCTCCCTCTACTGTTCAAGGATGGGTAAGAAGATGTCATGACGTTTTAGAGAATTTTGAGTATTTACTTGAGGATGGAGAACAAAGTGAAAGAAAAAAAGAAAGAATTAATTCCTTGCAAAAAATTATTGATAGAAGCGAAGATCAAAGCATTGGTTTCTTGAAAACAAAAGGCGTAAAATTACCTGATAAAGAGCAATTGGAAAAAGTTTTAGGAATAAATAATCAAATAAAAGTTTCTTTTCCACCAGCTCTTCCTGTAAGAGATCGAAATTGGATTTTGCCAGATTTAATCCAAGATCAAGATTTTATTGTTTATTCTTTGGCACTTCCAATGAGCGCAGCTGATCTTTTGTGGATTAAAAATATCCCTACAGATCAACCAGCCTGGCTAATGGTTGCCAGTAAAGAATCTACTGATTGGTCTGACGAGCGAAATGCATTAGAGGCTCAATTACCAGATAGATGGACTAACAGAGTATTGAAATGGGATGGATCTCAAACAGAAATGGCAACGGTTCTTTCTCCAATTAAGAAACTTCTTGAAAATCCAAAGAAGAATACAGACATTACTAAGCAAAGACTTTTGTCTCGATTGCATACTTCTTGGCAAAAAGATTTGGAAAAATTAAGAAGAGAAAAATTTAAGGTTATTCAAACAAGATCTCAGTGGATAGTTGCTGGTATCGTTTTCGCCTCCCCTGTTGCCTCAACTGATTTGCTTGCAGTTGCAGTGGTTAATGGCTTGATGATCAAAGAAATGTCGAAAATATGGTCTTCCAAAATGAAGCCAGAATTACTTGAGGCAGTCTCACGACAACTAGCAATGGCTGCAATTGCTCAAGGAGTGGTCGAATGGAGTGGACAGTCCTTGTTGAGCTTGGCAAAGCTTGATGGCTCCTCTTGGGTTGCTGCTGGAACAATTCAGGCCTTGAGTGCTGCTTATTTAACAAGAGTGGTTGGGAGATCGATGGCTGATTGGATGGCTCTTAATAACGGAGTAACTCAACCTGATTTAGAACTTATTAAGCAACAAGCTCCTCAACTAGTATCAAAAGCTGCTGAGTTAGAAAGAGTTGATTGGGTGGCTTTTTTAAAGCAATCAAAAGAATGGATTCATTCTCAATCTATGAATTACAAAGTTAAATCAGTTTAA
- a CDS encoding metal ABC transporter substrate-binding protein, translating into MFNKKVPFDYLYKKNKILGLYIFLSLNILFLIGCVNKNTYRPSNDKPFVLTTFTILADLARNVAGDRLLVKSITKPGAEIHSYQFTPSDIVKTKGAKLIIENGLGLEAWFSKFMISTGDIPNVKLTEGMKPLLIEGDAYSGKPNPHAWMSPKRAKNYVDKIVDAFIKIDPDGALEYSSNASTYKAKLELLDKELRDSLSSIPKERRFLVTCEGAFTYLARDYGMKEAYLWPVNAESQVTPRRMVNLIKKIQENEVPTIFCESTVSAEAQMEVAKSSGAVFGGTFYVDSLSNQNGPAPTYIDLLRHNVRLITKGLSISAIKK; encoded by the coding sequence ATGTTTAATAAAAAGGTTCCTTTTGATTATCTTTATAAGAAAAATAAGATACTTGGTTTATATATTTTCCTTTCTTTAAATATTTTATTCCTGATAGGATGTGTAAATAAAAACACTTATAGACCAAGCAATGATAAGCCTTTCGTTTTAACTACTTTTACAATTTTGGCCGATCTTGCTAGAAATGTTGCTGGAGATAGACTTCTAGTTAAATCAATAACGAAACCAGGAGCAGAAATCCATAGTTATCAATTTACACCTAGTGATATCGTAAAAACTAAAGGAGCAAAACTGATTATTGAAAATGGTTTAGGTCTTGAAGCATGGTTTTCGAAATTTATGATTAGCACGGGTGATATTCCCAATGTGAAATTAACCGAGGGGATGAAGCCATTATTGATAGAGGGAGATGCTTATTCAGGGAAGCCAAATCCTCATGCCTGGATGTCACCCAAAAGAGCTAAGAATTATGTAGATAAAATAGTTGATGCTTTTATTAAAATCGATCCTGATGGAGCTCTTGAATACTCATCTAACGCTTCAACCTATAAAGCTAAACTTGAATTGCTTGATAAAGAGCTAAGAGATTCTTTATCCTCTATTCCTAAAGAAAGAAGATTTTTGGTGACATGCGAAGGAGCCTTTACTTATCTGGCCCGTGATTACGGAATGAAAGAGGCATATTTGTGGCCAGTTAATGCTGAAAGTCAAGTAACCCCAAGGAGAATGGTGAATTTAATAAAAAAAATCCAAGAGAATGAAGTTCCAACTATTTTTTGTGAAAGCACTGTGAGTGCAGAAGCACAAATGGAAGTTGCAAAATCAAGCGGAGCTGTTTTTGGTGGGACTTTCTATGTAGATTCACTCTCAAATCAAAATGGTCCTGCTCCTACCTATATAGATTTACTAAGGCACAATGTTCGATTGATTACTAAGGGCCTATCTATTTCAGCAATAAAAAAATAA